The following is a genomic window from Synechococcus sp. JA-2-3B'a(2-13).
AAGCGCTGATAGATCAGAACGGGCAAGGTGCGCGGGTAGGTGGGCCCTAAGAGCAAGGGAACCTCAAAGGCGCTGAAGACAAAGCCGAAGATGAGAATCCCGGTGGCCAGCAGCCCCGGCCTGAGCAAGGGCAGGGTCACATACCAAAACGTTTGGGCGGCAGAAGCCCCCAGCAGCCGAGCCTGTTGCTCCAGCTCGGATCCCATCCCGCGCAGCAGCGTCAGCGCCACCAGAGCGGCAAACGGGATCTCCTTCCAAAGCCAATAGAGCAACACCCCCACATAGCCGCGGTCGTTCACCCACAAGGGAAAATCCTGATCCGAGGCAATCCAGCCCAGTTGGAAGGCCAGCCGCGCCAGCCAACCGCTGGGCCCCAGCAGCAGCAGCATCCCCGCCACCCCCACCAAATGAGGAATCGGCAGCGTCAACTGGCCAAGCCAGATGGCCCACCCCCCCACCCCCCGCAACAGCAGCGCCAGCCCCAGCCCCAAAAGCAGCGCCAACCCCGTCGCCAACAGAGCGATTCTGAGGCTGAGCAACAGGGATCCCCCGACTTCCGCATCCCGCAGCAGCTCCCCATACCCCTGCAGGGTAAACCCCCTCTCGCCCAGGCCGTAGAGGCCCACACTCTGGGCCAGAGCCAGCAGCAGCCCCCCGCCGTAGAGCAGGCCCACCAACCCCAACGCCGGCAAAAGCGGCCCATACTGCCGGATCCCCTTAAGCCCCACCGGCCCAGATCCCCGTCCATTTAAGCTATTCATTGAGCCAGTCCCAAGAGCTGCCTCACGAGAGAATTCAAGATGGGAGCGGATCCCTCGACGATCAAGCGATCAAGACTGCCTAGTGCTCCACACCGCCAACGCGACCAACCATTGCGATCTTTACATCCCATGGAGAGAACCCTAGACCAGATTAACCAACGCATTGCCAAAGGCCAGGTGCGGGTGTGGACGGCCCTGGAAGCCAAAGCCAAGCTGGCCACCTTGGGGATCCAGGAAGCCTTTGAGCAGGTGGATGTGATCACCACCGGCACCTTTGAGCCAATGGAGTCTTCAGGAGCCATTGTGAACCTGGGCCATACGGATCCGCCCATCAAGATTCGCCAAGCTTGGCTGAACGGGGTACCGGCCTATGCCGGATTTGGCGCGGTGGATCTTTACCTGGGGGCAGCCCAACCCAGCGAGCAAGCGGATCAAGCCTATGGGGGCGGCCATGTCATTGCCGACCTGGTGGCGGGCAAGCGCGTCCATTTGCGGGCCATCGGCCAAGTGACCGATTGTTACCCCCGCGCCGACTACGAGACCACCCTGACTCGGGATCAGCTCAACCAGTTTTACCTGTTCAACCCCCGCAATGCCTACCAAAACTTCATCGTCGGGGTGAACGGCGGGGATCGGCCTTTGTACACCTACTTGGGTCTGTTGGAACCGCATCTGGGCAATGCCGTCTATTCCAACCCGGGAGAGCTATCCCCCTTGTTGAACGATCCCCTGTTGCGCCGGGTGGGGATCGGCAGCCGCATCTTTTTGGGAGGCGGCATCGGCTACGTCGCCTGGGAGGGCACCCAACACTTTCCGCTGCAAAAGCGATTGCCCAACCAAACTCCCATCGGCCCGGCGGCCACTCTAGCCCTGATTGGAGATGCCAAGCA
Proteins encoded in this region:
- a CDS encoding ABC transporter permease; amino-acid sequence: MNSLNGRGSGPVGLKGIRQYGPLLPALGLVGLLYGGGLLLALAQSVGLYGLGERGFTLQGYGELLRDAEVGGSLLLSLRIALLATGLALLLGLGLALLLRGVGGWAIWLGQLTLPIPHLVGVAGMLLLLGPSGWLARLAFQLGWIASDQDFPLWVNDRGYVGVLLYWLWKEIPFAALVALTLLRGMGSELEQQARLLGASAAQTFWYVTLPLLRPGLLATGILIFGFVFSAFEVPLLLGPTYPRTLPVLIYQRFTHINLEQRQQAVALGIILLAVSAAVVSLIGGLFAARVSFLQLPFGSAGRSPWRKP
- a CDS encoding homocysteine biosynthesis protein produces the protein MERTLDQINQRIAKGQVRVWTALEAKAKLATLGIQEAFEQVDVITTGTFEPMESSGAIVNLGHTDPPIKIRQAWLNGVPAYAGFGAVDLYLGAAQPSEQADQAYGGGHVIADLVAGKRVHLRAIGQVTDCYPRADYETTLTRDQLNQFYLFNPRNAYQNFIVGVNGGDRPLYTYLGLLEPHLGNAVYSNPGELSPLLNDPLLRRVGIGSRIFLGGGIGYVAWEGTQHFPLQKRLPNQTPIGPAATLALIGDAKQMQAEWVRGCYFRNYGPSLMLGVGIPIPILAPADLEAIAIRDEELVAPVIDFSIPRRVRPTFGLVSYAQLKSGQITLNGRKVRTAPLVSLRRSMQIAEILKQWIESGQFTLTQPVAPLPLDREFLPQNPLR